Below is a window of Oryza brachyantha chromosome 10, ObraRS2, whole genome shotgun sequence DNA.
CTTTGGTACCTTCGGAGAtagttttatttgatgttttatCAGTTCTGTACTCAAACATTTAAGATGTAATGTTAACTCTTTTGGAAATTGGATTTACATACTGTATATGTGGAAGATCTGTAGACTGTTCCAATGGTTTGAGTAACATCCCGTATCCATGACAGGTAACTGTATCTAAGGATGACACTGTTATTCTTGATGGGGCTGGAGACAAGAAATCCATTGAAGAGAGGGCAGAGCATGTTCGTACAACTTTTGTTTACATTGTTTGTGACTTTTTACATTCAAATTTGTGGTTGTGATCTTGTGATAGCTTATATAAATGGTGTGTTACAGATTAGATCTGCAATTGAGCAAAGCACTTCGGATTACGACAAGGAAAAGCTTCAGGAGCGGTTGGCAAAGCTCTCTGGAGGTGTTGCTGTTCTAAAGGTGAGGTTCATAATGTTATGTTTCCATTGCACAATTATATTGATTCAGCTAGCAGACTTTCTATCATAACGTTGTTCAATAAACCATCTTGAAGTGCTGATGTTGTTAGGCCTCTATGGCTCACATCGTTTtgctttttagaagaaaaggcaaaaatgaaaaataatttgtgggtaGAACTTCTATATACGTGTGTTCATGGTGACTCAGGCAAAAAGCtgtaaaacaaaccatgatgaaaaaaccacaaagttaagttctaaaattcaaattttgacttataagcatttGCAACTGCGAAACAATGGAAGCCTATGTTACAGTTTAAGCCCTAGCATTTGACACTATTTTATCAATATGAAAGCGTGGGAAGTTCAGATATCTCACACATGGACACAATGTTGTTGAGTGAATGAGAGTTTAACATTGTGCTGCTACGAGTGGCAGCCTTAAGTATGCCTATTTTGACCTGTGACTACATGATCTTTCCTACAGATTGGAGGAGCCAGTGAAGCTGAAGTTGGTGAGAAGAAGGATAGAGTGACAGATGCATTGAATGCAACTAAAGCTGCTGTGGAAGAGGGTATTGTACCAGGTACGAGCACACCAATTTTACTGATTACTTCATTGATGATGGCTTgtattcaatttgttatgcCTGATGATGTTGACTTGATGTCTTACTATGCAGGTGGAGGTGTTGCACTTCTGTATGCATCAAAGGAGCTGGATAAATTGCAGACTGCAAACTTTGATCAAAAGATTGGTGTACAAATCATCCAGAATGCTTTGAAGGTTTGGGAGGGGAAAGAACATCTCATTTTGTGTTTTGCCGATTTCTTCTCTGGGTGAAAGCTGATGATCTAACTTATTTTGCAGACACCGGTGCACACTATCGCTTCCAACGCAGGTGTGGAAGGGGCTGTTGTTGTGGGTAAGCTGTTGGAACAAGATAATACTGACCTTGGCTATGATGCTGCTAAAGGTATGATCTTGACCATTTCTCTTCTTAATCCTAATGTGTTAAGATTCTCACCTTAAGCTTGTTGCTGATTCACGAACTGTGACATAACCTTCTGTAGGTGAATATGTTGACATGGTGAAGGCCGGTATCATTGACCCACTAAAAGTGATCAGAACTGCCTTGGTGGATGCTGCAAGGTATGCTCTCTACTAACATGCTTAACGATTTCTTGAACTTGAGAGAAGACGTGTCGATGGCGTCAGTGCATGCCACACCAATATGTTTGTTACAGTACTATTTCTCATTACCACAATTTGACATGATCTGAGCAAATTGTCTAAAAACAGCTTGTTTTCTTGTGTGTTTGACGATTGACCGTACAGTTTCTTTTCGCAGCCATTTTGCTATTACTTCTAGCTTCTTTCGGTGCTAACTATGCTCGCCTTTCTCTTGCAGCGTTTCATCTCTCATGACAACCACAGAATCCATCGTTGTAGAGATCCCCAAGGAAGAGAAAGAGGCGCCAGCGATGGGAGGCATGGGTGGAATGGACTACTAAACAAAAATCAACACCCACAATATAATTGAGTAAACAAAAACATATGGATTTAGGATAATTTTTTGCGGTGCAAGTTCATCGTCGATGATGTAATTTTTGCTCTTGTTGATGAGGTGGTTGTCGGACAATTTTGATTCCGCTGGCGGTAGGACCTCTCGGTTCCGAACGGAGCTATTTGTTTGaacgaataaaattttagttcagCTAGTAGTTCATGAGCTGGAGATGTACTGgatcaaaattaagtttgacCCCTTGTGCCGGAACCTTTTATGAGCTGATCTGAAAGTATTACGATTTTCTCCCTGAGCGCAGTGGTGTGCTTGTTTAGGACTTTTGAAGGTTTTTAGTAGCATTAACAATTTCGGGATTTTGCACTGCTTATGCGTTTGCTTTCTAGGAATCGAGCGGAAGGAAGAATGTAGCAACAACTCtgaaaacataggaattttacaggaatCAAAATATCCACTCAGGgttttggaacaaaggaatTGTTATGAATCCTTTGAAGAATTTCCTACACACTAATATGGATTAAAGGAACGGACcctttaaaatttatgaatgGAATATAGAaaaagatatgaattttaaaggGCTATGAGCTTAAGGGTTattgtttgggtgtttcaatttaaattttatcttataagcataaacgaaaaaatgtatgtgtatatggaaaatttttctctttccctAGATTCTTTATGATTTTCCTGCTCATGGCATGATATCCTAAACCATGTGTTTTTTGAATCCTACGTCTCAAATGAAACACTCCATATTTTCCATAAATATGAAATGAGCAATTGacaatttagaaacataaGTGCAACCTTTTCatttaacgattaaaaataatttatgataaaacttttgtgtttttagctacgataaaaaatcttaaaattaactttgatattttactttataagcataagtataagcgaaaaaaatagatggatGTTTTAATCCTGTGTTCACCTTTCCTGTAATTTTGCCATCCTGCATTTGGAAAAAGCCATTACGGGCTTACGGCCTGTTTGATAAACTTGGGAGGAGAGGAGTAGTTGAGATCTTGTTTGCTTGCGGTTGTTCTTAGGCATTCGATTTCGGTTGCATATGGCCGGATCGAGCAGCAACCAAACAATCCCTTAGAGCCAGAAATTAATGGTGGGAATATGGGACTATtaagatgaaaattttacttttaagtCTCAATCACTTGTTTACGAGGAGTTTATGTGGAAATTAAGttaaataaagtctttttaaACGAAGGGAGTTTCTTCGAAGAATTCATATggagatttaaattttaattaaaatcctTTTGGGACATAGGGTGTGTGTTGGAATAATTGATTTGACTTCGTCTCTCTGTGTTGTGAATTGATTTGAGTCAATTATCATTCAAAAGAATCTTGTCAACCAAGTTAGCTTCAGCAAATGATTACATTTTCTACAGTAGATCAAACGAAAAGGTATAGAAGTTTTATCAAACACTTCCTCTTTTTAGTATACTCAATACTGTGTTACTGCCTTCTTACACCGTTGATTCTTAGACACATTTAACgcttatttaaaacttaattaattattatttattttattgcaattagatttattactaaaaatattttaattataactatattttgtatattttcatatatttataaaaaattaaataagatgaatggttaaatacGTGTAAAATGATTAAGCATGTGGAGGGAGTGCATTACGATTTTCATTAATCATCAATTAATCACATAAAAGCAATAGTCAAAGTCGAGAGATGATGGTCAACTGGAGCAGGAGCTGTACAAATATCCGGAATTCTAAGCATTATTTAAGGCCCGGCCCGTCGTAACTGCTCGCCGTCTCGCTGacctgcgccggcgccgccgcgacgtGCATGAGCCCACGAGCcctcgcgtccgccgccgccgtcccgtctccgctccgccgcccgcctctTCCGCCTCGCGCTCGGCTGCTCTCGTCTTCTTTCGCCCCCGAGATGGGGGAGCCGCCACCGGGATCATCGTCGCcgggggaggaagagagatcCAAGGGGAGGgagcagcggccggcggcggcggcggagctgagGCTGTTCGACACGACTCACACGAGGACGAAGGCGGCGGTGCCGTTCAAGCCGCGTGTGGAGGGCAAGGTTGGAATGTATGTCTGCGGCGTCACCCCCTACGACTTCAGCCACGCCCGCGCCTACGTCGCCTTCGACGTCCTCTACAGGTAAACCCGCCCGGTTTGATCCATCCAAACCCCACACCCACGCGCCGGCCGATTGATCCAAGTACGGCAGAGTCGCGCGATTCGGTAGTCAGGATCCACTCTCGCCGCCGGGCCGCCGGAGTCGTCGTTTGAATGTATGAtccggccgccggagccggagacggagacgaCGAGTTCGCCGGTGCCGGTCGGCTTTTTCCTGAGCCCAGTTCGACTATGGACCAAGGCCCTTATTCTGCGTTCGGCCATGGGacgataagttaactaagccaCTTATTTTCGTGTGGACACatttttcaaactgttaaatgatatatttttttaaaaaaatttatagtaaagttattttaaaaaataatattaatctattttatattttttaataattaattaatcatatattaatctattacctTTCCTCTCCGACGAACGCTGCCTGCCGTGTGACGAAAGCGGCCCAAACTGTGCGGCCTGCTGGAAATGGCAAACGCGGCTTTTTTCCTTACCTTTTCCCGTTTaaagcttttctttttgttcacTAGGCTATTTCAATCTCGTATTTGGCTATATCAATATGTCCAGGGAAAtacttgtgatttttttctccagtAATTATAGTACTTGCTATGAGCCTTTTGTGTTATGTATGGCTCTCACCAAGTtgaattgatttttattagGTATCTGAAGTAGTAAATTACGTGCGCAACTTCACTGATATTGATGATAAGGTATTTACCACCAGATGGATGCGTCCTCTTGAGCTATTGTTTTCAGGATGGAATTGGTTGGTTTGGATATATAGTTTGTGCTATATTTATTATCGGATAtgcatttctatattttaggTTGCTATTTCTAGTTTTTCTtggaattattattttaaattttacaatgaAGTTCTCCAGGTAGGAATTATCTTCATAAACTACCATTAATTTTTGAAAGTATATCTGGTACAAATTTCTCTTGATAAGTTACTGGAATGCCATTTGGCATGTGGCATTGACTCCAGAGCTTGTGCTGTTTGTGCAGATTATTAAGCGGGCAAACGAAGCTGGTGAAGATGCAAGTCATTTGAGCAGCCGGTTCATTGATGAGTTCCTTCATGATATGTCTGAACTTCAGTGCCTTCCCCCTACTCGTGAACCACGCGTAACGGAGCACATTGAGCAGATAATTGATTTGATAACCAAGGTATTACTTAGCTGCATGTTATAACGACTATTCCCGTTCAACTATTACAAAGAAGTGTAACTGATTGATTCTTTTCACTGTCTCTAGTACTTTGCAATGCGCATTCATTTTCTGATTTTCATAATAAGAACCAGTTAATCTCTATCGTAGTCATGATGCCATGGATCACTGATATCTGGCTCATTTTGCTTGATGTTAACACCTTTGTCTCATGTTCTTATACGCGTCTGAACAGATAATGGACAATGGGAAAGCCTATACTATCGAAGGGGATGTGTATTTCTCTGTCGATAACTTCCCTGATTATCTGAGTTTATCTGGAAGGAAGGTAGACCATAACCTTCCAGGGAAAAGGGTAACCGTTGATACAAGAAAGCGAAATCCTGCAGACTTTGCATTGTGGAAGGTGACGTGCTTTAACTTCAACCCAAATTTAACCATTCTTTCCTCTTTCTTGCATCCTTCCTAAACTTGGATCGTCTACTCAGTCTGCCAAGGAGGGTGAACCATCTTGGGAGAGTCCTTGGGGTCTTGGGCCTCTTGGCAGACCAGGATGGCATATTGAGTGCAGTGCGATGAGCGCTCATTATTTGGGCAAGGTTTTTGATATTCATGGCGGAGGAAAAGATTTGATCTTTCCTCATCATGAGAATGAGCTCGCACAAAGCCAAGCAGCTTACCCTGAGAGTGAGGTAAAATGCTGGATGCATAATGGTTTTGTCAACAAGGATGGCCAGAAAATGGCTAAAGCAGATAAAAACTTCTTCACCATCAGAGATGTAAGTGTGAATGCGCCTCCATGTAGcgtaaatataattttcttcatTCAGATTTCCAACCTgtcttgtctttttttttttgacatattgcgtctttttttttgacatattgctttttttttagattatttctctGTACCATCCCATGGCTTTAAGATTATTTCTGATGCGTACACATTATAGATCAGATGTAAACCACTCTGATACAGCCCTTcagtttgcatttttttttgctgaaatgACCGAAGGAGGTCATTCAATATAATTAAGATGGAAGAAAAGGTTACAAGAAAAGTTTTATATCAATAGCTGGCTGTCGAGGAAGGATGTTTACATCGACAGCTGGTTGTCGAGGAAGGATGTGCACCAGAGCACACTTCCCAAACCATGTGCCAACTGTCCAAAACACACACTACAGAGAGAAAAACCAAGCACCGAACCGGCTATCGCTATACGAGACCGATCGCCACCGAGCTAGCGACACCACTACGACACGAAGACTCTAAAACGACGCCCTCATAAGGGTCGCGATGCTAAAAGACGCTGTTGTCATCCATCCAAAGACTGGATAAGGTTTTCACCTAGAGCTCCTTgccgagggaggagggatACCTCAGTTTGCATCTGGCCGTCTATACTATATTTATCAGGTATCTCATATCTGCCAAATTTCAATTTAGGCTAGACTTTATCTGGGCTGTGTTGGATTTGTAGAATTCTTTTGTATAACTTTTATTATAAATCTTACCCAGACTCAACATGAGGGTGAACAATCTATATCATTGTACAGGGAATGCAAGTTGGAAAACTATATACCAGCTGATGATCAAAAGTTGATCGACGAGAACCATTCAAAATTTCTTGAGAAAATGTCAGATGATCTGCATACAACAGCTGTTCTTGATCACCTTTTGGTGCCATTGAGGGCAATAAACAATAATCTAAGCGATTTGAAGGCATGTAACTAGTAGCTTTGAATACTGATACTTGTTCATCATTGTTGTTGCATGGACCTTTTTGTCTGATTACGTGTTCTATTTGCAGAAGTTGCAGCAAAGACTAGATCATCAGAAAAAGAAGCAGTCACTGAGGCAGAAGCAGCAACAGAAAAAACCAGAAGATTATGTCCAAACTCTGGTTGCCTTGCAGAATGAAGTCAAGGAGAAACTATCTATACTTGGATTGATGCCATCGTCATCTTTGGCTGaggtaaatttgttattttttgcaGGATATTTTTTCTCCAACCAGTGCTTAAGTTTGTGCACATGCTGAATAAATCTTCAAAATAGCAGGCACTGAGACAACTGAAGGAGAAGGCATTGAAGCGAGCAGGCATGACAGCAGAACAATTACATCAGCTGATCGAACAGCGAATACTTGCTAGGAAGAACAAGGATTTCGCCGAGTCTGACCGGATCAGAACAGATCTCTCTGCTCTCGGCATTGCTCTGATGGATGAGCCTACTGGGACATTATGGAAGCCATCTGAACCAGAACTAACTGGAGAATCGTGACATATATGATCCAATCGCTTTCTGTTCTTCATGTGAatgtaagagaaaaaaaaggggaacAGACATCTTTAGACCATaacatgaatatttttatttttactgttcACAACCAACTGAATTATTCTTCTATTAATTTCATATTTCCGTAGCCTATGCACCGTGCTTATATTAATTCTACAGATTTTCTGCGttcacaaatttttcaaaaccacCTCGGAGCATgggccctcgccgccgccttgtgAGACAACGGGGCGGGCGTCAGCctaagttctttttttaagtaaaaaagaCGTCTCCGAAAGACAGGTCTTGTACATGCCCTGCGTGAATCTTAATGGTGCTAGCCGAAAGAACCCTAGATCTCTAAGAAGACATGCTCTCGTATCGgaatactaatatttttttccccgAGCTCAGTTTCTCGAACATGATTCTTTTGGTCCCCAAAGCTGACATTCTAGAACAACAAACTTAAGCGCAAAACAGGCCATAACCATAATAATAATCCACCGCAAGGACCACATCAATCCTGTCTCAGATCCTCACCATTCCACCAAACAGAAGCAGCTGCTAATAAAAATCCCCCAGACTCCTGAAATCaggcttgccgccgccgccgcgctcgcaattaatcggaggcgCTAACGCTAATCTGACGAGACTGACATCGTATTACTGCTCCCGCCTGCCTCTCTGACCGCGACTCGCCAAGCGAAGCGCCTGAAGAAGCTGGCAAAACGCACTGCTAGATCAGGGGTCTTTTTCAGACAACATTTACAGaccataaataatttatgaatagctttttatatgtattcttagcgatctaaaagcgaAGGCTGATAAATAAACTTTGCTGAAAAGACTTTtgaaattaactctaaatttaaaatttatattttggtttataagtataagcgaaaataaaatgaaaaagacGGGGGTGTTAGCTCGTGTGGTTTGTGTATCTGATTTGCGCCATTGAATGGCATGAAAAGTGAGGTGGCCATTGATGCGACCATCCCTTCAATTCCTTTGTTGGTCAGAGGCTCAGGGCACTCTGTATGTATGATGTATCCGTGTCACCGACGACCCACTCTCTCTGTGCGTGTGTCTACACAATGTTGGTTATGGTTTCCACTTGGGCATCGGCCAGGTGGGGTTTATGTTATTCATGCagttattcataatttttttgaagaacTTGGGCCCATTTCTTTTGGTCTGAATAGACGAATGGAAGATTGGTTTGTCTGATTGCGTGATGATATTCTGAGGGTATAACCGGATGAATTAACGGtcactccctccgtttcatattcctccgttttatattcctccattttatattatgatttttttgctcttgcttgtatttataaagatgctaatgaattttaATGCATAtaccaaatatacatattgATTCACGGATGAATTTAGCCAGTACCAAAAAGTTTTATGATATAGAACGGGGAAGGTTGCTGCAAAAATGTATTCCAAGGAACTTATATGTAGAATTTCTTGATACAAAAATCTCACTGATTACACGCTTACAAAAATCTAaccaatataaaagttaatttcctaaaaaaaaaggaatttgtCACCCTTATGATTTTTGCATGAGATGTGCAATGtcagggagaaaaaaaaaagttgaactATAGACTACTCAGCAACACTTGTACCAAGCTCGAAGGTGGAAGTTACTCTtgtttatcaaaaaattaaccTGCAACTCTCCTGCTGTCTGCACTGGATGTGTCGCTGCCAAAGAAAAGAACTGCAAGTACAAAACTACTTGCAAGGCTCAACTGATAGTTTAGCCTTCAGAATCCACGGACAAACAAAAGACCCAGCTTAATTTGTATACAGGTTAGATCTCATCCACTGCATTTAACTCTGCACAAAACAGGAGAGGAAATCTAGCTAGTGACCACTGACCAACGCTATCAAAATCCAGACGCTGTCTCATTCATGGTTGGTGAGTGGTGAGGCATGCAGCTGCAGCGTCCTGTAGATCGGACGATCATACTGCCATTGCCTGCATGATTAATGCAGTCTCAGCACCGTGTTAATCGGTTGGCATTTTGCAACTGCAATTGCAATCCGATGTGTAGTGTAGTACTGCCTATGTGCCGGATACTGTCTACAGCAAGGACACTCCATAAATGAAGCTCCCGAGGTAGCTAGCTGTGCCTGTGCTTCGTGGATCTTTGTGAGAATGTGCGTTGCAATTGGTAGATTTCTTTACCTGATCATATTAAGGCAGCGTTTAGtcgctaaattttttttacaaaaacatcacatccaatatttgaccggatatcggaagaagtttttggacatgaatgaaaaaacaaattttagattccgcctggaaaccgagagacgaattttttgagtctaattaatccgtcattagcacatgttggttactgtagcacttatggctaatcatgtcctaattaggcttaaaagattcgtctcagaattttccccataactgtgtatttagttttaatattcatgtatatttaatgttttatttaggtgtctaaagatttgatgtaatgtttttagaaaaaaaattggaaactaaacagggcctaagttCAGAACTAACTTTCAGGTAGGGTTCTGTACTTAAGTAAAGTTCTGAACTTTTTAGGTAGGTATTGTACTTCTGTTGTgcttttatttagaaaaaaaaatctgttctGATCTATCGCTGCTTGTTTTACGCCAGGATTTCTAGTTGTTCTACACGCTTGATTTCATCTATTATCGGTCGGAATGACAAGAAAACGATTTAGTCATCGTCTAAACAAGGAAAATGATTTTAAACAATGGAATAAGCAAAGATCAGTTGAAAAAGATCATAACATATGTATGCCAAGAAAAGCAGTAGGAAAATGACTTGCGGGATGGTTTATGGGGAAGAACTTGCTTCGAAATAATAGGAAAAAAGTGTGAACTTTAGGACCAAAAGGCTGTCTTTTTCATAAGATCCATAATGAATCACTTGAGTAAAAGCTAGATTAAGCCTCCTAAGTTCTCTGAACTGTGAGTCTGTaataaacattatttttacatgcaCCAAACCAGAAACTGAAAGTCTGTGTTACTACTTGCATTGCATTGTGAATTACTGCTCATCCATcccaaaaataaagttatttctaTAACTCTATTCGTTTCAGAATAAAGTCATTTCTCCACTCACCTCATCATTTCAACCGATGACAACAAttattcatttaattttatcatctacaTTCTTCTCTTAACCAATTAAAACCTTTCTCTAATCATACACACCTATTTTCTTAATCCTCGTGACCAAAATGGTTGTATTATGTGACGGAGGAAGTAACTTTTAGAATTCAGTATTCACCAATTTACCAAATGACACTGAACTGCACTTTCACAGTGAAACTGAcgatgagcaattttacagttccTGAGAATGTATCagaaggtactaaaattttagtgtaaatatttaGTACTTCTTGGTACCTAGGTACtggaagataccaaattttacactaaaatttttaagatttgcttcagtccaacaaaaaataacaaaaaataccttgaggtactgaTACCTCGTGGTatcaaattgtttctgatcgttggatctaaccgtgcacatcctactcagctagatctaacggtgggaaataatttggtaccttgagatactttttgttagaccggagcaaatctcatttGGTATCTCTCGGTACCTACTTAAttaccgtaaaattgctcactGACGATAGATAGACCCATGAAAACCAAACCTTAATGCTGACCCTAATGATGATATATAGCCTTGAAAGGGAAAGACAGACAGATCCAAACCGGCAGCTTTTGATGCAGAGTACGTAGACAGTCGAGTTAATCCTAATCACACACACGTAACCCCCAATTGATCATGTGGCTCTCTCATCTAAGATTGTGGCCTGATTAATTCCAATGCGACGCGATTGATTGATCATCCATCGATCATTCATGTCAGTCGCTGGCCCATGCCCATCTGTACTTCTTCACTAGATTTGCGTGCACCATCACGAGCATGCCAGTGCCAGCCTATATATACACCTCGACGAGTTCATCATCTTGATCGATCTCTGCAAGAACGACGagcgcgatcgatcgagaggagaggagaaggaTGAGGTGTTTGATGGCGGCAATGGCGGTGGTGGTAGGGGTGGTGATGGTCGTcatggcgtcgccggcggagggCGCGAGGGCGTTCTTCGTGTTCGGCGACTCGCTGGTGGACAACGGCAACAACAACTACCTCCTGACGAGCGCGCGCGCCGACATGCCGCCGTACGGCATCGACCACCCGACgcaccgcgccaccggccgctTCTCCAACGGCCTCAACATCCCGGACATCATCAGCGAGCACCTCGGCGCCGAGCCGACGCTCCCGTACCTCAGCCCCAGCCTCCGCGGCTCCAAGCTGCTCGTCGGCGCCaacttcgcctccgccggcgtcGGCATCCTCAACGACACCGGCATCCAGTTCGTACGTGCAGATCGAATGGGGGCTTCATGGTCCTCTTGATCTCGATCGATGAGCTTGCAACGCATCCATTCATGGCGGGCGGGGTGATGTGTGTGTGTCTTGCATGCAGGTGAACATCGTGAGGATGAGCAGGCAGCTGCAGTTCTTCGGCGAGTACCAGGACAGGCTGCGGGCGCTcgtcggcgcggcgagggcgcggcggaTCGTGAACGGCGCGCTCGTGCTCATCACCCTCGGCGGCAACGACTTCGTGAACAACTACTACCTCGTCCCCTTCTCCCTCCGCTCCCGCCAGTTCACCCTCCCCGACTACGTCCGCTACCTCATCTCCGAGTACAAGAAAATCCTCCAGGCAAGCACTTCGTCTTCTCCCTCTCGCCGCTCGCTGTGTgcgtcttcttcctcatccagacaagctaagctaagctaagaTCACTACGTGTTCGTCCATGGCGCGCAGAGGCTGTACGACATGGGGGCGAGGAGGGTGCTGGTGACGGGGACGGGGCCGCTGGGCTGCGCGCCGGCGGAGCGCGCGCTGCGGAGCCGGGACGGCGGGTGCGCGCCGCAGCTGATGCGCGCGTCGGAGCTGTTCAACCCGCAGCTGTcgcgggcgctggcggagATGAACGCCCGCGTGGGGCGGCCCGGCACGTTCATCGCCGCCAACTCGTTCCGCGTCCACTTCGACTTCATCAGCGACCCGGCGGCGTACGGGttcgcgacggcgagggacgCGTGCTGCGGCCAGGGCCCCAACAATGGCCTCGGGCTGTGCACGGCGGCGTCCAACCTCTGCGCCGACCGCGATGCCTACGTCTTCTGGGACGCCTACCACCCCACGGAGAAGGCCAACCGCATCATCGTCAGCCAGTTCATGAGGGGCTCGCTCGACTACGTCTCGCCGCTCAACCTCAGCGCCGCGCTGGAGATCGACgccacggcggaggcggcgaggcgccgGCAGAGGGCGGTGGCTAGGCTCGTCGGCGACAAGCCGCACGTGTAACTGCGGTGTGTGATGTGTGACGTGCTccgcgcatgcatgcatgcatgcatgtggcgTTGTTCGGTTGGTGCCGACGCGCGAGGGAATTAATTGGAAGGCtaataatttagattttgcTAATCACAATATAATCTTGGATCATTTGGTAATTATAGTTTTACAAAGTCACTTGCATTTGTTTCTCCAGTATAGTCTTCACATTATCGGACATTTTTATATGTTGGGCCGGTTTGGGTCTCTTTAGGCATCAGGGAAATAGTTTTTAGCATACGTGTGGATAATTCGTGTGTTTGTATGCTatgtaaatagttataaaaaatatgaaaaattatcaagatagattaatatgagttatatcattccACAAACacgcaagtttaaattcaacttctacaagttgtagcaaaaaaaaaaaacaaaactgaaaccaaatatacacatattcataattgtttttgttatttttgttataacttgtagaagttgaatttaaacttgtatatttataaagtgatataactcatatttatctatcttgtcaaatttttttatatttttttatg
It encodes the following:
- the LOC102709403 gene encoding cysteine--tRNA ligase CPS1 homolog, chloroplastic/mitochondrial-like, coding for MSELQCLPPTREPRVTEHIEQIIDLITKIMDNGKAYTIEGDVYFSVDNFPDYLSLSGRKVDHNLPGKRVTVDTRKRNPADFALWKSAKEGEPSWESPWGLGPLGRPGWHIECSAMSAHYLGKVFDIHGGGKDLIFPHHENELAQSQAAYPESEVKCWMHNGFVNKDGQKMAKADKNFFTIRDIISLYHPMALRLFLMRTHYRSDVNHSDTALQECKLENYIPADDQKLIDENHSKFLEKMSDDLHTTAVLDHLLVPLRAINNNLSDLKKLQQRLDHQKKKQSLRQKQQQKKPEDYVQTLVALQNEVKEKLSILGLMPSSSLAEALRQLKEKALKRAGMTAEQLHQLIEQRILARKNKDFAESDRIRTDLSALGIALMDEPTGTLWKPSEPELTGES
- the LOC102713668 gene encoding GDSL esterase/lipase At5g33370-like, with product MRCLMAAMAVVVGVVMVVMASPAEGARAFFVFGDSLVDNGNNNYLLTSARADMPPYGIDHPTHRATGRFSNGLNIPDIISEHLGAEPTLPYLSPSLRGSKLLVGANFASAGVGILNDTGIQFVNIVRMSRQLQFFGEYQDRLRALVGAARARRIVNGALVLITLGGNDFVNNYYLVPFSLRSRQFTLPDYVRYLISEYKKILQRLYDMGARRVLVTGTGPLGCAPAERALRSRDGGCAPQLMRASELFNPQLSRALAEMNARVGRPGTFIAANSFRVHFDFISDPAAYGFATARDACCGQGPNNGLGLCTAASNLCADRDAYVFWDAYHPTEKANRIIVSQFMRGSLDYVSPLNLSAALEIDATAEAARRRQRAVARLVGDKPHV